In Antarcticibacterium arcticum, the genomic stretch ATTCTTCAATCATTATTTTAAAATAATCCTGATGAAAAAAAAATACAACGAAAATCGATTAATTCTAATCTTGCAAAATCTATTAAAACTTCCCCTTCTTTACGAGGCAAAAATCTTCATTTACAGTAATTTTCACGGAAAAATATTCCTGTTTTCAAGGGTTCCCGAAGTTTTTCACGGATTTTACTGTAAATTCTCGAGACTTATATTTTGTAACTTATTGAAAATGAAGGGGGAATGAGTTCATAACATCGCGCAGCGTGTTATCCTCTTGCTATTCCCCCCTTTAATAATTGCAATTTAAAATTACTGCAAACCATTCATCTTGCATCAAGTCACTCCCTTCGGCAGCCGATGTGTTTATCCTATATTGAATTTCTTTAATTCTCAATGCTTTAAGTTCTATTGTGATTGAAAATAAACTTACTATGATTTCTTCTATTTCAATATTATTCGATGATTATATGATGGGTTTCAGTCTTATCATTAACTTTAATTTTTAAAATATATCTTCCCTTTTTATAATTAGAAACATCAATTACTTGGTTGTCACCTAATATACCTTTCTCCATTAATTTAGCCCCGAAACTATATATCTCATAGAATAAATATTTATCTATTTTATCTTTATCCTTTTTACTTTTAATATTTAAAACATCAGAGGTTGGATTCGGATATACCATGTAATTGTTTAAATCTCCAGACCCACAACTTTCTGTTACTTGGACATAATATTCTAACCAATCAGAATATCCACAGGAATTGCTGGCCCTAACTCGGAAAGCAATATAGTTATAAGGAGATGAATATAGGAGGGATACAACAACTTGGTTACCCTGCATCGAAACATAATGATTAGTAGTAATTCTTTCGACTTGCCATGTAGTATTGGCATCTTCTCCAGAAATCAACACCGGAAAAAAATTATTTGAAGTAGAATTTTCATCTCTGCACATAGTAAAGTCTTCATCTGCCGAGTAATTAAGTACCGGGGTTCCTACAAGAATTTCTTTGCTATAAGCTGTGACCCCATAACTACTGTTAATTGTATAATTTATAAGACCTTCTCCTCCTGTTGTAGTACTAATTGGTTTTACAGTAATTTCAGAATTTGAAGAAGATACTATTTGAATATTAGAGGAAGATGACCAAGTTACAGTAGCTCCATCCGGAAGATCATCAAAACTATAGGTAGTAATATTACAAAGATTTATTGGGCCATTTAAATAAGGTTATTTCAATTTGTGAAACACCACTATTGAAAAACACAAGGATTTCTTCGTTAGGATTACTTTGGGCATATCCAATAATGGATAAGAAAAGTAAGTTTATAAAGAGTAGAATTTTTTTCATGGTTTATTGAGATTAGTTATAACTTATTACTGGATTATTTGAAAATCATTATTTGTTAGCTGCTGTTTTTCCGTTCCATCTGGGTTCATTATCCATAAGGTACCTTTATGCTCATTAATTATACTATAATCATAATTTACATAAACTATCTTGCCATCTGGAGAAAATGAAAACCCTTGGCAACCCTCAGACGTTAATTTAGAAAATGAATAATCATTCACATTAATCATATATAATTGTTCACCTCCAATTGAGAGTATACTGGTTAAACCTATTTGAGTGCCACCAGGTGAAAATTTTAAATTTCTGTTATCATAATGAGGAAGTGAAATGAATTTTAGTAAATGTGAACGATTATTGGAGACATTATACATCCAGAGGGAATCACCTACGTCCTCGCCTTCTCGATTAATTGCATTTGTCAAAAAAATAACAGAATCAGAATTGGGATGCCAATCAGGATAATTACCATATTGACCAATATGTTGAGTAATATTTTTATTTAGGTTATAAAGCCAAATACCACAAGCAATATTATTATTACAAACTGATTCGTTGTAAGCAATCCATTCCCCATCCGGACTCCAGGAAGGAAAAAAATTTCGTCCTTCAAAGGTTAATTGAACCATCGCAGAAGTATCAAATTCAATCCCATCAAAAGGCATAATAAAAATTTGAGCGCCCTTGGAAAAGGCAATCCATTTTCCGTCCGGACTCCAAGCAGGGGTATTTAATTCATAAGGTAAAATTCTTCTCTTGTTTTTACCGTCTTCATCTATTAAATAAAATCCTTTCATTTCTTCTTCATAT encodes the following:
- a CDS encoding T9SS type A sorting domain-containing protein; the protein is MCRDENSTSNNFFPVLISGEDANTTWQVERITTNHYVSMQGNQVVVSLLYSSPYNYIAFRVRASNSCGYSDWLEYYVQVTESCGSGDLNNYMVYPNPTSDVLNIKSKKDKDKIDKYLFYEIYSFGAKLMEKGILGDNQVIDVSNYKKGRYILKIKVNDKTETHHIIIE
- a CDS encoding TolB family protein — protein: MKIPFRMLILCVLIGSSCENERDDFNTCPPFKDIQESPYKDPIWHPVDKIIGFNHTPLKSIKYSYGINCPQQASYKYEEEMKGFYLIDEDGKNKRRILPYELNTPAWSPDGKWIAFSKGAQIFIMPFDGIEFDTSAMVQLTFEGRNFFPSWSPDGEWIAYNESVCNNNIACGIWLYNLNKNITQHIGQYGNYPDWHPNSDSVIFLTNAINREGEDVGDSLWMYNVSNNRSHLLKFISLPHYDNRNLKFSPGGTQIGLTSILSIGGEQLYMINVNDYSFSKLTSEGCQGFSFSPDGKIVYVNYDYSIINEHKGTLWIMNPDGTEKQQLTNNDFQIIQ